From a region of the Thermomonas sp. HDW16 genome:
- a CDS encoding response regulator transcription factor, producing the protein MKVLIADDHRLIIEGVKIKLAELDPNVDAVVAMNLEELDQAIAAHADELDLALVDIAMPGTQGHQHVAKLREQAPALPVIVLSGSEDADLMRALIDLGVLGFIPKAYSPDVMLSAIRLVLAGGIYIPPLLLANAQAQGWQPLETATTGGPTHSVDALRNLLTERQIDVMRLLSQGKPNKLIARDLGISEGTVKIHLAAIFRALNVRNRVEAVVASRKLQGL; encoded by the coding sequence CGTGAAGATCAAGCTTGCCGAGCTTGATCCAAACGTCGATGCGGTAGTGGCGATGAACCTGGAGGAACTCGACCAGGCCATCGCCGCTCACGCGGACGAGCTGGATCTTGCATTGGTCGATATCGCCATGCCCGGCACCCAGGGCCACCAGCACGTGGCCAAGCTGCGCGAACAGGCACCGGCATTGCCGGTGATCGTTCTGTCCGGCTCCGAGGACGCGGATCTGATGCGCGCCTTGATCGATCTTGGCGTGCTCGGCTTCATCCCCAAGGCCTACTCCCCCGACGTCATGCTCTCGGCGATCCGGCTGGTGCTGGCGGGCGGCATCTACATTCCACCCCTGCTGCTGGCGAATGCACAGGCGCAGGGCTGGCAGCCGCTGGAAACAGCGACAACCGGCGGCCCGACGCATTCGGTCGATGCGCTGCGCAACCTGCTCACCGAGCGCCAGATCGACGTGATGCGGCTGCTTTCGCAAGGCAAGCCGAACAAGCTGATCGCGCGCGACCTGGGCATCAGCGAAGGCACGGTCAAGATCCACCTGGCGGCGATCTTCCGCGCGCTGAACGTGCGCAATCGGGTCGAGGCCGTGGTTGCCTCGCGCAAGCTGCAGGGTCTATGA
- a CDS encoding MltA domain-containing protein: MNRSASTPRSAMFRMPWLALGIAVSSFAAAQSTPDPATAPANPDLGPAFATKNAAYTPVLFDEIPGWEDESFDETYASFAANCKAMKRRSAWAPICSKLAKLPKNDAALRDFMHDEFYAYQMLTPTRSATGKLTGYFEPLISGSLRNEGAYKYPIYGIPNDMYMVDSRTVAGQSSRWLKASQGKLLGAEAGTSGARQYKIDLTGMSPNTRDKRYRVRIVGDTVLPYYKRQQIDDNGIDAPVLAWVADPYKLYSMQIQGSGKIQLKDGGLIRLAYAEQNGYPFMPNATRGDSDALLLAIKARALMEPESIEIPGGTRGVKKPGGGQDDEVARIVAALQGNGSYGSPATGSKPKAATSKKKVAKAKPRPKPAASQSDDFAPAETIAVESSDVEAMIQALLSVPVADESDYVTVEDDVPAQVADTPRPSAKSKPSAKPAPRMDMSEFEGKGGGKGAGQAVGSGKAVPKTGIGDPSYVFFRRIGDGPEGPIGALGVPLSPGRSMAVDPRATPLGAPVFIDGQQPGGKGPMRRLVFAQDTGGAIRGSVRGDFFWGFGDKAGKMALQTNQPVKMWLLLPKAVAGSAAASGIKTRGAAPLRDCAVPDEEFCVEDDGSTLDELLPAQ; the protein is encoded by the coding sequence ATGAACCGCTCCGCATCCACACCTCGCAGCGCCATGTTCCGCATGCCGTGGCTGGCATTGGGCATCGCGGTCAGCAGTTTCGCCGCAGCACAAAGCACGCCGGATCCCGCAACCGCACCGGCCAACCCAGACCTCGGCCCTGCGTTCGCGACCAAGAATGCGGCCTACACGCCGGTGTTGTTCGACGAAATCCCCGGTTGGGAAGACGAGAGCTTCGACGAGACCTACGCAAGCTTCGCCGCCAACTGCAAGGCCATGAAGCGGCGTTCGGCCTGGGCACCGATCTGCAGCAAGCTGGCGAAACTGCCGAAAAACGACGCCGCGCTTCGCGACTTCATGCACGACGAGTTCTACGCCTACCAGATGCTGACGCCCACCCGCAGCGCGACCGGCAAGCTGACCGGCTACTTCGAACCGCTGATCTCGGGATCGCTGCGCAATGAAGGCGCATACAAGTACCCGATCTACGGCATTCCAAACGACATGTACATGGTCGATTCCCGCACGGTGGCCGGCCAATCCAGCCGCTGGCTGAAGGCATCTCAAGGCAAACTGCTTGGCGCCGAAGCGGGCACTTCCGGTGCGCGCCAGTACAAGATCGACCTGACCGGAATGTCGCCGAACACGCGCGACAAGCGCTACCGCGTGCGCATTGTCGGCGACACCGTGTTGCCGTACTACAAGCGCCAACAGATCGACGACAACGGCATCGACGCACCGGTGCTGGCTTGGGTCGCCGACCCATACAAGTTGTATTCGATGCAGATCCAGGGCTCGGGCAAGATCCAGCTCAAGGACGGTGGCCTGATCCGGTTGGCCTATGCGGAACAGAACGGCTACCCGTTCATGCCGAACGCCACACGCGGCGATTCCGATGCGCTGCTGCTGGCGATCAAGGCGCGCGCATTGATGGAACCGGAGAGCATCGAGATTCCCGGCGGCACCCGTGGCGTGAAGAAGCCTGGTGGCGGCCAGGACGACGAGGTGGCACGCATCGTCGCCGCATTGCAGGGCAACGGCAGCTACGGCTCACCCGCGACCGGCAGCAAGCCGAAGGCGGCGACAAGCAAGAAGAAGGTCGCCAAGGCCAAGCCGAGGCCGAAACCCGCAGCCAGCCAATCCGACGACTTCGCGCCGGCCGAAACCATCGCGGTCGAATCCTCCGACGTCGAGGCGATGATCCAGGCCTTGCTGAGCGTGCCCGTCGCCGACGAAAGCGACTACGTGACCGTCGAAGACGATGTGCCGGCGCAAGTGGCCGATACGCCGCGTCCGTCCGCGAAATCGAAACCTTCCGCCAAGCCCGCGCCACGCATGGACATGTCCGAATTCGAGGGCAAGGGCGGCGGCAAGGGCGCCGGGCAGGCGGTAGGCAGCGGCAAGGCGGTGCCGAAGACCGGCATCGGGGATCCCAGCTACGTGTTCTTCCGCCGCATCGGCGATGGCCCGGAAGGCCCGATCGGCGCACTTGGCGTGCCGTTGAGCCCGGGTCGTTCGATGGCGGTGGATCCGCGCGCCACGCCACTGGGCGCACCGGTGTTCATCGACGGCCAGCAACCGGGCGGCAAGGGCCCGATGCGGCGGCTGGTGTTCGCCCAGGACACCGGCGGCGCGATCCGCGGCAGCGTGCGTGGCGACTTCTTCTGGGGTTTCGGCGACAAGGCCGGCAAGATGGCGCTGCAGACCAACCAGCCGGTGAAGATGTGGCTGCTGTTGCCGAAAGCGGTGGCCGGCAGCGCCGCCGCCAGCGGCATCAAGACCCGCGGCGCGGCGCCGTTGCGCGACTGCGCGGTGCCGGACGAGGAGTTCTGCGTCGAGGATGACGGCAGCACGCTGGACGAGTTGCTGCCCGCGCAGTGA
- the tssF gene encoding type VI secretion system baseplate subunit TssF, with product MLEELLPYYENELTYLRRLSKEFASKYPKIASRLQMEGEVCEDPHVERMIESFAFLTSRIHKKLDDEFPQVTEAMLSVLYPHFLRPVPSMSIAQLQLAPGAEISAMQELPRHSQLLSRPVQGLPVRYRTGYPVEVWPLRIADARLEAAERSAFAVTQDDTVATLRIRIEATGQLPLSQLPIRRLRLYIDGESPLAHALHELLLNSVAGITLRAPDDAPQVPAVRLPATALQPVGFDDEDSLLEYDPRSFLGYRLLQEYFVLPEKFLFVDLTQLDTSRFDRSMEIAIELGSFGRPERLQRLEQAVSAETFRLFCTPIVNLFKQQGEPIRVSQERHEYQVVPDVRRPLGLEVYSIDWVRKSSRTPSSNDVVEFHPAYSVRHGLHDDGDGHYWYLQRRPSLLPNDDGSDVMISLVDRDMNPRAPAVDTLSLSLTCTNRDLPSALPFGGDDSLLQLEQGGVIANARLLKKPSATWRAPMRLANQWRLISHLSLNHLSIVDGGREALLEILSLYNFADSVTVRKQIAGIVDVSGRPSVSRIGQAPRQAFVRGTEIELEFDENQYVGSGVYLMACVLDRFFGLYCTANSYTRLNVRSQQREDFMVRFPPRSGSLPLV from the coding sequence ATGCTCGAAGAGCTGTTGCCCTATTACGAGAACGAACTCACCTACCTGCGACGGCTGTCGAAGGAGTTCGCCTCGAAATATCCCAAGATCGCCTCGCGCCTGCAGATGGAAGGCGAGGTCTGCGAAGACCCGCATGTCGAGCGGATGATCGAGTCGTTCGCGTTCCTCACTTCGCGCATCCACAAGAAACTCGACGACGAATTCCCACAGGTCACCGAAGCCATGCTGTCGGTGCTGTACCCGCACTTCCTGAGGCCGGTGCCGTCGATGTCGATCGCGCAACTGCAGTTGGCGCCAGGTGCCGAAATCAGCGCGATGCAGGAGCTGCCGCGCCACAGCCAGTTGCTGTCGCGCCCGGTGCAGGGTCTGCCAGTGCGCTATCGCACCGGTTACCCGGTCGAGGTGTGGCCACTCCGGATCGCCGACGCGCGGCTGGAAGCAGCAGAGCGATCCGCCTTCGCCGTCACCCAGGACGACACCGTCGCCACCTTGCGCATCCGCATCGAGGCGACCGGTCAACTGCCCTTGTCGCAACTTCCGATCCGGCGCCTGCGCCTGTACATCGACGGGGAAAGCCCACTGGCGCATGCGCTACACGAACTGCTGCTCAATTCCGTGGCCGGCATCACCCTGCGCGCGCCCGACGACGCGCCGCAGGTGCCGGCGGTGCGGCTGCCGGCAACGGCATTGCAGCCGGTCGGCTTCGACGACGAAGACTCCCTGCTCGAATACGACCCGCGCTCCTTCCTCGGTTACCGGCTACTCCAGGAATATTTCGTGCTGCCGGAGAAATTCCTGTTCGTCGACCTGACCCAGCTCGACACATCGCGCTTCGACCGCTCGATGGAGATCGCCATCGAGCTCGGCAGTTTCGGCCGGCCGGAACGCCTGCAGCGGCTGGAGCAAGCGGTCTCGGCGGAGACCTTCCGCCTGTTCTGCACGCCGATCGTCAACCTGTTCAAGCAGCAGGGCGAACCGATCCGCGTCTCGCAGGAGCGCCACGAATACCAGGTGGTGCCGGACGTGCGCCGCCCGCTGGGACTGGAGGTTTATTCGATCGACTGGGTGCGCAAGTCCAGCCGCACCCCCAGCAGCAACGACGTGGTCGAGTTCCATCCCGCCTATTCGGTCAGGCATGGTCTGCACGACGATGGCGACGGCCATTACTGGTACCTGCAACGCCGGCCTTCGCTGCTGCCGAACGACGACGGTTCCGACGTGATGATCAGCCTGGTCGACCGCGACATGAATCCCCGTGCGCCGGCGGTGGATACGCTCTCGTTGAGCCTTACCTGCACCAACCGCGACCTGCCCTCGGCATTGCCGTTCGGTGGCGACGACAGCCTGCTGCAACTCGAACAAGGCGGCGTCATCGCCAATGCGCGCTTGCTGAAGAAACCCAGCGCGACCTGGCGTGCGCCGATGCGGCTGGCGAACCAGTGGCGGCTGATTTCGCACCTGTCGCTCAACCACCTATCGATCGTCGATGGCGGCCGCGAGGCCTTGCTGGAAATCCTCAGCCTGTACAACTTCGCGGACTCGGTCACGGTGCGCAAGCAGATCGCCGGCATCGTCGATGTGTCCGGGCGCCCATCGGTGAGCCGTATCGGCCAGGCACCGCGCCAGGCGTTCGTGCGCGGCACCGAGATCGAACTGGAATTCGACGAGAACCAGTATGTCGGCTCGGGCGTGTACCTGATGGCCTGCGTGCTGGATCGCTTCTTCGGCCTGTACTGCACCGCCAATTCCTACACTCGCCTGAACGTGCGCAGCCAGCAGCGCGAAGACTTCATGGTGCGTTTCCCACCGCGCAGCGGCAGCCTGCCGCTGGTATGA
- the tssG gene encoding type VI secretion system baseplate subunit TssG has protein sequence MSTDAPGIIATASELVAPGDPMQPAVNRLLEEPGRFGFFQAVRLLYSVNGFDGRGTGARPGPLRFTTPASLAFPPSELHSVVQADAATRVCVNFLGLTGPSGVLPRTYTELLIARKQVQRDQSAQDFLDLFNHRLVSLFWLAWAKHRPEIGRQFGFHNSIYRYLEHIVGLGTPALQARLHPNKRGTTQAKPLPSAAMTYFSGLIAQRPHGERAIAQVVSAVVGAPVQANGCLGTWQDIDRDARTRLGRRNDRLGSGCVLGTRYWDRQTTLRLTIGPVERGKFNALLPRGAQLPDIIELTRFLTGLAIDLRIRLSLRADEVPQLRLGTRNADRPQLGWNTWLRGRSDPRPANDCEFHFSAMGGQSWH, from the coding sequence ATGAGCACGGACGCGCCCGGCATCATCGCTACCGCCAGCGAACTGGTCGCGCCGGGCGACCCGATGCAGCCTGCGGTCAACCGCTTGCTGGAGGAACCCGGGCGCTTCGGCTTCTTCCAGGCGGTGCGCCTGCTCTACAGCGTCAACGGCTTCGACGGCCGTGGTACCGGTGCGCGGCCGGGCCCGTTGCGCTTCACCACGCCGGCATCGCTGGCGTTCCCGCCTTCCGAGTTGCATTCGGTCGTGCAGGCGGATGCGGCGACACGCGTTTGCGTGAACTTCCTCGGCCTGACCGGGCCGTCCGGCGTGCTGCCGCGCACGTATACCGAACTGCTGATCGCACGAAAACAGGTGCAGCGCGACCAGAGCGCACAGGACTTCCTCGACCTGTTCAACCACCGCCTGGTCTCGCTGTTCTGGCTGGCCTGGGCCAAGCACCGCCCGGAAATCGGCCGCCAGTTCGGTTTCCACAACTCGATCTATCGCTACCTCGAACACATCGTTGGGCTGGGCACCCCGGCCTTGCAGGCACGCCTGCATCCGAACAAGCGCGGCACCACGCAGGCGAAGCCGCTGCCCAGCGCGGCGATGACGTACTTTTCCGGGCTGATCGCACAGCGCCCGCACGGCGAACGCGCGATCGCGCAAGTGGTGTCGGCGGTCGTCGGCGCACCGGTGCAGGCCAATGGCTGCCTGGGCACCTGGCAGGACATCGACCGTGACGCGCGCACCCGGCTTGGCCGCCGCAACGACCGCCTGGGCAGCGGTTGCGTGCTCGGCACCCGCTACTGGGATCGGCAGACCACGCTGCGACTGACCATCGGCCCGGTCGAGCGCGGCAAATTCAACGCTTTGCTCCCACGCGGCGCACAGTTGCCTGACATCATCGAGCTCACTCGTTTCCTGACCGGACTCGCCATCGACTTGCGCATTCGCCTGTCGCTGCGCGCCGACGAGGTACCGCAACTGCGATTGGGCACGCGCAACGCCGATCGCCCGCAATTGGGCTGGAACACCTGGCTGCGCGGGCGCTCCGACCCACGCCCTGCAAACGACTGCGAATTCCACTTTTCCGCAATGGGAGGCCAATCATGGCACTGA
- the tssH gene encoding type VI secretion system ATPase TssH, producing MALNLRALIARLNTTVRGAMEGAAGLCMSRGHYEVEVEHVLLKLMEVENTDIRRILRQFEIAPEALERELGKALDAFKSGNQRTPALSAMIPKLFEAAWGWASIEYGEAKIRSGHVLIALLADSELRRLISVSARSLEKINLETLTKNFHALTEASSEARDARALGDAGGAIGSSGDAATPGAAAGGGKPSKTPNLDQYCINLTQRARDGKLDPVLGRDSEIRLMIDVLTRRRQNNPILTGEAGVGKTAVVEGLAVRIATDDVPPHLHGVELLSLDLGLLQAGASVKGEFENRLKGVIEEVKSSPKPIIMFIDEAHTLIGAGGAAGQNDAANLLKPALARGEMRTIAATTWSEYKKYFEKDPALTRRFQVVKVDEPDDEKAVSMLRGVGQSMAAHHKVRILDEAITEAVKLSSRFIPGRQLPDKAVSVLDTACAKVAIGQNATPARIEDAKRRLDVLATERTQLEKETAGGSDHAKRLGEIAAETASVTEALATDEARFAQEKELVGKIHAELDKVEALPADDPARADAVATLNAVRAELKALQGFEPMILPVVDSSAVAEIIAGWTGIPVGRMVADEIQTVLKLKDTLEERVIGQSHALDAIAQRVRTSRANLEDPDKPKGVFLLVGTSGVGKTETAIALADALYGGERSMITIAMSEYQEAHTVSSLKGSPPGYVGYGEGGVLTEAVRRRPYSVVLLDEIEKAHPDVLELFFQVFDKGRMEDGEGREIDFRNTLIILTSNAGTDLVMQACNESEDVPAVAYLNDLLKPELNRVFKPAFLGRTAVIPYYPLRDENMRKIVRLKLNKIGKRIKANHGADFVYDDAVVDAITARCTEVDSGARNIDNILTGTVLPEVSGHVLERMAEGGGIASIRIGMGEDGAFAYAVA from the coding sequence ATGGCACTGAACCTGCGCGCGCTGATCGCGCGATTGAACACCACCGTCCGCGGCGCGATGGAAGGCGCAGCCGGCCTATGCATGTCGCGCGGCCACTATGAAGTGGAAGTCGAACACGTGTTGCTGAAACTGATGGAAGTCGAGAACACCGACATCCGTCGCATCCTGCGCCAGTTCGAAATCGCGCCGGAAGCGCTGGAGCGCGAACTCGGCAAGGCGCTGGACGCCTTCAAGAGCGGCAACCAGCGCACGCCCGCGCTGTCGGCGATGATCCCGAAGTTGTTCGAAGCCGCCTGGGGCTGGGCTTCGATCGAATACGGCGAGGCCAAGATCCGCAGCGGCCATGTGCTGATCGCGCTGCTGGCGGATTCCGAACTGCGACGATTGATCAGCGTCAGTGCTCGCTCGCTGGAGAAGATCAACCTCGAAACCCTGACCAAGAATTTCCACGCGCTGACAGAAGCCTCCAGTGAGGCGCGTGACGCGCGCGCGCTGGGCGATGCCGGCGGCGCGATCGGCTCCAGTGGCGACGCCGCAACGCCCGGTGCCGCCGCAGGCGGTGGCAAGCCGAGCAAGACGCCGAACCTGGACCAGTACTGCATCAACCTCACCCAGCGCGCGCGCGACGGCAAGCTGGATCCGGTGCTCGGCCGCGATTCGGAAATCCGCCTGATGATCGACGTGCTCACCCGTCGCCGGCAGAACAACCCGATCCTCACCGGCGAGGCGGGTGTGGGCAAGACCGCGGTGGTCGAGGGCTTGGCCGTGCGTATCGCCACCGACGACGTACCGCCGCACCTGCACGGCGTGGAATTGCTTTCGCTCGATCTTGGCCTGCTACAGGCCGGCGCAAGCGTAAAGGGCGAGTTCGAGAACCGGCTGAAGGGTGTGATCGAAGAGGTCAAGTCCAGCCCGAAGCCGATCATCATGTTCATCGATGAGGCGCACACCCTGATCGGCGCCGGCGGTGCCGCGGGCCAGAACGATGCGGCCAACTTGCTCAAGCCGGCGTTGGCGCGCGGCGAAATGCGTACCATCGCCGCCACGACGTGGAGCGAGTACAAGAAATACTTCGAAAAGGACCCTGCCCTCACCCGACGCTTCCAGGTGGTGAAGGTGGATGAACCGGACGACGAAAAAGCGGTCTCGATGTTGCGCGGCGTGGGCCAGTCGATGGCTGCGCATCACAAGGTGCGCATCCTCGACGAGGCGATTACCGAAGCGGTCAAGTTGAGCTCGCGTTTCATCCCCGGCCGCCAGCTGCCGGACAAGGCCGTCAGCGTGCTGGACACCGCCTGCGCCAAGGTCGCCATCGGCCAGAACGCCACTCCGGCGCGGATCGAGGATGCCAAGCGGCGACTCGATGTACTCGCCACCGAACGCACGCAGCTGGAAAAGGAAACCGCTGGTGGCAGCGATCATGCGAAGCGGCTAGGCGAAATCGCCGCGGAAACCGCATCGGTCACCGAAGCGTTGGCGACGGACGAAGCCCGCTTCGCTCAGGAAAAGGAATTGGTCGGCAAGATCCATGCGGAACTCGACAAGGTCGAGGCGTTGCCCGCGGACGATCCGGCACGCGCCGATGCCGTGGCCACGCTCAATGCCGTCCGCGCCGAGCTGAAGGCCTTGCAGGGCTTCGAACCGATGATCCTGCCGGTGGTGGATTCCAGTGCAGTCGCGGAGATCATCGCCGGCTGGACCGGGATCCCGGTGGGGCGCATGGTCGCCGACGAAATCCAGACCGTGCTCAAGCTGAAGGACACGCTGGAGGAACGCGTGATCGGCCAGAGCCACGCGCTCGACGCCATCGCCCAGCGCGTGCGCACTTCGCGCGCCAACCTCGAGGATCCGGACAAGCCGAAGGGCGTGTTCCTGCTGGTCGGCACCTCCGGCGTGGGCAAGACCGAAACCGCGATCGCGCTGGCCGACGCGCTGTACGGCGGCGAGCGCAGCATGATCACCATCGCCATGTCCGAGTACCAGGAGGCGCATACCGTCTCCAGCCTCAAGGGCAGTCCGCCCGGCTACGTCGGTTACGGCGAGGGCGGCGTGCTGACCGAAGCCGTGCGACGCAGGCCCTATTCGGTGGTGTTGCTGGACGAAATCGAAAAAGCGCACCCGGACGTGCTGGAGCTGTTCTTCCAGGTATTCGACAAGGGCCGCATGGAGGATGGCGAAGGCCGCGAGATCGACTTCCGCAATACGCTGATCATCCTCACCTCCAACGCCGGCACCGACCTGGTGATGCAGGCCTGCAACGAATCCGAAGACGTGCCCGCGGTGGCCTACCTCAACGACCTGCTCAAGCCGGAGCTCAACCGCGTGTTCAAGCCGGCATTCCTGGGCCGCACCGCGGTGATCCCCTACTACCCGCTGCGCGACGAGAACATGCGCAAGATCGTGCGCCTGAAGCTCAACAAGATCGGCAAGCGGATCAAGGCCAACCACGGTGCGGATTTCGTGTACGACGACGCCGTGGTGGATGCGATCACCGCGCGCTGCACGGAAGTCGATTCCGGGGCGCGCAACATCGACAACATCCTGACCGGCACCGTACTTCCGGAGGTCTCCGGACACGTGCTGGAACGCATGGCCGAAGGCGGCGGCATCGCCAGCATCCGCATCGGGATGGGCGAGGATGGTGCGTTCGCCTACGCCGTGGCCTGA